The proteins below are encoded in one region of Pongo pygmaeus isolate AG05252 chromosome 20, NHGRI_mPonPyg2-v2.0_pri, whole genome shotgun sequence:
- the SCGB2B2 gene encoding secretoglobin family 2B member 2 isoform X2: MCEIPCLCLLGPDSAVMRVTSTACALVLALICSVQLGDACLDIDKLLANVVFDVSRDLLKEELARYNPSPLTEESFLKVQQCFANVSVTERFAHSVVIKKILQSNDCIEAAF, encoded by the exons ATTCCCTGCCTGTGCCTGCTGGGACCAGACTCCGCTGTCATGAGGGTGACATCCACCGCCTGTGCTCTTGTGCTGGCTCTGATCTGCAGCGTCCAGCTGG GGGATGCCTGCCTGGATATCGATAAACTGCTTGCGAATGTTGTGTTTGATGTGTCCCGAGACCTCCTGAAGGAGGAGCTTGCTCGTTACAACCCCAGCCCCCTGACAGAGGAGTCCTTCCTCAAGGTCCAGCAATGCTTTGCCAATGTCTCTGTGACAGAAAGATTTGCTCATTCAGTTGTTATT AAGAAGATCCTTCAGAGCAACGATTGCATAGAAGCAGCCTTCTGA
- the SCGB2B2 gene encoding secretoglobin family 2B member 2 isoform X3 has translation MLSPVPDTLPPQQHGPGPRVSLQTCPDHIHTHTHTHTHTHTHTQRGVSLVRIYIKLTHRQIPCLCLLGPDSAVMRVTSTACALVLALICSVQLGDACLDIDKLLANVVFDVSRDLLKEELARYNPSPLTEESFLKVQQCFANVSVTERFAHSVVIKKILQSNDCIEAAF, from the exons ATGCTGAGCCCAGTTCCTGATACGCTGCCACCCCAACAGCATGGCCCAGGGCCGAGGGTCTCTCTGCAGACCTGCCCTgaccacattcacacacacacacacacacacacacacacacacacacacacacaaagaggcgTGTCCCTTGTTCGGATATACATAAAGCTCACCCATCGCCAGATTCCCTGCCTGTGCCTGCTGGGACCAGACTCCGCTGTCATGAGGGTGACATCCACCGCCTGTGCTCTTGTGCTGGCTCTGATCTGCAGCGTCCAGCTGG GGGATGCCTGCCTGGATATCGATAAACTGCTTGCGAATGTTGTGTTTGATGTGTCCCGAGACCTCCTGAAGGAGGAGCTTGCTCGTTACAACCCCAGCCCCCTGACAGAGGAGTCCTTCCTCAAGGTCCAGCAATGCTTTGCCAATGTCTCTGTGACAGAAAGATTTGCTCATTCAGTTGTTATT AAGAAGATCCTTCAGAGCAACGATTGCATAGAAGCAGCCTTCTGA
- the SCGB2B2 gene encoding secretoglobin family 2B member 2 isoform X1, with amino-acid sequence MALSNSIPCLCLLGPDSAVMRVTSTACALVLALICSVQLGDACLDIDKLLANVVFDVSRDLLKEELARYNPSPLTEESFLKVQQCFANVSVTERFAHSVVIKKILQSNDCIEAAF; translated from the exons ATGGCTCTCAGCAACTCA ATTCCCTGCCTGTGCCTGCTGGGACCAGACTCCGCTGTCATGAGGGTGACATCCACCGCCTGTGCTCTTGTGCTGGCTCTGATCTGCAGCGTCCAGCTGG GGGATGCCTGCCTGGATATCGATAAACTGCTTGCGAATGTTGTGTTTGATGTGTCCCGAGACCTCCTGAAGGAGGAGCTTGCTCGTTACAACCCCAGCCCCCTGACAGAGGAGTCCTTCCTCAAGGTCCAGCAATGCTTTGCCAATGTCTCTGTGACAGAAAGATTTGCTCATTCAGTTGTTATT AAGAAGATCCTTCAGAGCAACGATTGCATAGAAGCAGCCTTCTGA
- the SCGB2B2 gene encoding secretoglobin family 2B member 2 isoform X4, producing MALSNSIPCLCLLGPDSAVMRVTSTACALVLALICSVQLGDACLDIDKLLANVVFDVSRDLLKEELARYNPSPLTEESFLKKKILQSNDCIEAAF from the exons ATGGCTCTCAGCAACTCA ATTCCCTGCCTGTGCCTGCTGGGACCAGACTCCGCTGTCATGAGGGTGACATCCACCGCCTGTGCTCTTGTGCTGGCTCTGATCTGCAGCGTCCAGCTGG GGGATGCCTGCCTGGATATCGATAAACTGCTTGCGAATGTTGTGTTTGATGTGTCCCGAGACCTCCTGAAGGAGGAGCTTGCTCGTTACAACCCCAGCCCCCTGACAGAGGAGTCCTTCCTCAAG AAGAAGATCCTTCAGAGCAACGATTGCATAGAAGCAGCCTTCTGA